A genomic segment from Capra hircus breed San Clemente chromosome 15, ASM170441v1, whole genome shotgun sequence encodes:
- the KBTBD3 gene encoding kelch repeat and BTB domain-containing protein 3 has product MDNSYDFNQKGSCNGIPSEKKNNFLVSEDHGQKILSILQNFREQNIFYDFKIIMKDEIIPCHRCVLAACSDFFRAMFEVNMKERDGGSVTITNLSSKAVKAFLDYAYTGKTKITDDNVEMFFQLSSFLQVSFLSKACSDFLIKSINLVNCLQLLSISDSYGSARLFDHALYFVQHHFSLLFKSSDFLEMNFGVLQKCLESDELNVPEEETVLKVVLSWTKHNLESRQKHLPYLIKKVRLCQLSEETLQDCLLNEECLLKSANCFDIIMDAIKCVQGSGGLFPDARPSTTEKYIFVHKTEENGEAQYTFCYNIKSDSWKILPQSHLIDLPGSSLSSYGEKIFLTGGCKGPCCRTVRLHIAESYHDATDQTWCYCPVKNDFFLVSTMKTPRTMHTSVMALNKLYVIGGKTRGSQDIKSLLDVESYNPLSKEWVSVSPLPRGIYYPEASACQNVIYVLGSEVEITDAFNPSLDCFFNYNATTDQWSELVAEFGQFFHATLIKAVPVNCTLYICDLSTYKVYSFCPDTCVWKGEGSFECAGFNAGAVGIEDKIYILGGDYAPDEITDEVQVYHSSRSEWEEVSPMPRALTEFYCQVIQFNKYRDPWFSNHF; this is encoded by the exons ATGGATAATTCATATGATTTCAATCAAAAAGGCTCATGTAATGGAATTCCATCTGAGAAGAAAAACAACTTCCTTGTGTCAGAAGATCATGGACAGAAAATCTTAAGTATACTACAAAATTTTCGAGAACAAAATATCTTTTATGATTTCAAAATAATCATGAAAGATGAAATAATCCCATGTCATCGTTGTGTGTTAGCAGCATGCAGTGACTTTTTCAG GGCTATGTTTGAAGTAAACATGAAAGAAAGAGATGGTGGAAGTGTTACCATTACTAATTTGTCCTCCAAAGCAGTAAAAGCATTTCTTGATTATGCCTATACTGGAAAAACAAAGATAACAGATGATAATGTGGAAATGTTCTTCCAGTTGTCATCATTTCTTCAAGTTTCCTTCCTATCCAAAGCTTGCAGtgactttttaataaaaagtattaaTCTTGTCAATTGTTTACAGTTATTATCTATATCAGATAGCTATGGCTCTGCCCGTTTGTTTGACCATGCTTTATACTTTGTACAACAtcacttttctttattatttaaatcCAGTGATTTCTTAGAGATGAATTTTGGAGTACTGCAAAAGTGTTTGGAATCAGATGAATTAAATGTTCCTGAAGAAGAAACTGTACTGAAAGTTGTCCTTAGTTGGACTAAACATAACTTAGAATCAAGGCAAAAACATCTGCCTTATTTGATTAAAAAAGTAAGATTATGTCAATTATCTGAGGAGACACTTCAAGATTGTCTACTCAATGAAGAGTGTTTACTCAAAAGCGCAAACTGTTTTGATATAATCATGGATGCAATTAAGTGTGTGCAAGGTTCTGGTGGACTTTTCCCTGATGCTCGACCATCCACaactgaaaaatacatatttgttcACAAAACTgaggaaaatggagaagctcaataTACGTTTTGCTATAATATTAAAAGTGACTCATGGAAGATACTGCCACAGTCACACCTGATTGATTTGCCAGGATCTAGTCTGTCTAGTTATGGGGAGAAAATATTCTTGACAGGTGGTTGCAAAGGGCCGTGTTGTAGAACAGTTCGGCTTCATATTGCAGAATCATATCATGATGCCACTGATCAAACCTGGTGCTACTGTCCAGtcaaaaatgattttttcctGGTATCAACTATGAAAACACCAAGAACCATGCATACATCAGTTATGGCTCTCAATAAATTATATGTCATAGGTGGAAAAACTAGAGGATCTCAGGACATTAAAAGTCTCTTAGATGTTGAATCTTACAATCCTCTTTCCAAAGAATGGGTGTCTGTTAGCCCATTACCCAGGGGCATATACTATCCTGAAGCAAGTGCATGCCAAAATGTAATTTATGTTCTTGGATCAGAGGTAGAAATTACAGATGCTTTTAACCCATCACTTGATTGCTTTTTCAACTACAATGCTACAACTGATCAGTGGTCTGAACTAGTAGCAGAGTTCGGGCAGTTTTTTCATGCAACACTAATTAAAGCTGTCCCAGTAAACTGTACACTCTATATATGTGACCTTTCCACTTATAAGGTTTATAGTTTTTGTCCAGATACTTGTGTTTGGAAGGGTGAAGGATCTTTTGAATGTGCAGGCTTCAATGCAGGTGCAGTTGGAATTGaagataaaatttatatattaggTGGTGATTATGCACCAGATGAAATCACAGATGAAGTTCAAGTCTACCACAGTAGCAGGTCTGAGTGGGAAGAAGTTTCACCAATGCCAAGAGCCTTAACTGAATTTTACTGCCAGGTGATTCAGTTTAATAAATACAGAGACCCATGGTTTTCTAATCATTTCTAA